In Myxococcus virescens, a single genomic region encodes these proteins:
- a CDS encoding isoprenyl transferase — MERPSVISTLEQAVKARPMPRHVGIIMDGNGRWAESRGLPRLEGHREATSSVREVTRTARRLGIQALTLYAFSSQNWARPAEEVAGLMDLLREYLERERSEILDNGIRLNAIGDVDRLPRYVRDPLDRLRADSAHNTGMVLSLALSYGGREEILHAARRLAEAVERGELAAGRLEESDFEQFLWTQGLPPLDLMVRTSGELRVSNFLLWQMAYAEMCFTDALWPDFRTDEFLRCVSQYQQRERRFGLTSAQVQREDAPQQAKA; from the coding sequence ATGGAACGCCCTTCAGTGATTTCCACCCTGGAACAAGCCGTCAAGGCCCGGCCGATGCCGCGCCACGTGGGCATCATCATGGACGGCAACGGGCGATGGGCGGAGTCCCGAGGGCTGCCCCGGCTGGAGGGGCACCGGGAGGCGACGTCGAGTGTGCGCGAAGTGACGCGCACCGCGCGCCGCCTGGGCATCCAGGCGCTGACGCTCTACGCGTTCTCGTCGCAGAACTGGGCGCGTCCGGCGGAAGAGGTCGCCGGATTGATGGACCTGCTCCGGGAGTATCTGGAGCGCGAGCGCTCCGAAATCCTGGACAACGGCATTCGCCTCAACGCCATTGGAGACGTGGACCGGCTGCCGCGCTACGTGCGTGATCCGCTGGACCGGCTCCGGGCCGACTCCGCGCACAACACCGGCATGGTGCTGTCGCTGGCGTTGTCCTACGGCGGGCGTGAGGAAATCCTCCACGCGGCGCGGCGGCTGGCCGAGGCCGTGGAGCGTGGGGAGTTGGCGGCGGGACGGTTGGAAGAGAGCGACTTCGAGCAGTTCCTCTGGACGCAGGGACTGCCCCCGTTGGACCTGATGGTGAGGACCAGCGGGGAGCTGCGCGTGTCCAACTTCCTGCTCTGGCAGATGGCGTACGCGGAGATGTGCTTCACCGACGCCTTGTGGCCGGACTTCCGTACTGACGAGTTCCTCCGCTGCGTGTCGCAGTACCAGCAGCGTGAGCGCCGCTTCGGCCTCACGTCCGCACAGGTGCAGCGGGAGGACGCTCCTCAGCAGGCCAAGGCGTGA
- a CDS encoding tetratricopeptide repeat protein: MESFILKKAPIQVWVLSYTLLLPGLALGQTVTAKAAQSSARDSSFRARLKAAAQLYEELEYEQALKTLTQAKALATTDDERADAAMYEAIVLADLGRRSQSLRAFREALSLQPDSQLPVRVSPKVARDFEDVRKKLQSERVASAPVEPPPAPSQDRPVLEPEGTALAVATPSPAAPTPSLLTSAEPGLMAHESTGLRIRPLPVALLGAGVLAGGIGSYLGLRSRSDIQSARDTFSVDEQMGHLDAARGKALGANILFGVAATAAAGAVITYFLGNEATAQREAR, encoded by the coding sequence ATGGAAAGCTTCATTCTCAAGAAAGCACCGATCCAGGTATGGGTGCTGAGCTACACGCTCCTGCTACCGGGCTTGGCGCTTGGGCAAACCGTGACGGCCAAGGCCGCGCAATCCAGCGCTCGCGACTCCTCGTTTCGCGCACGACTGAAGGCGGCAGCGCAGCTCTATGAGGAACTTGAGTATGAGCAAGCGCTGAAGACGCTCACCCAAGCCAAGGCACTGGCCACGACGGACGACGAACGGGCAGACGCCGCGATGTACGAGGCCATCGTCCTCGCCGATCTCGGGAGACGCTCACAATCCCTCCGAGCATTCCGCGAAGCCCTGTCACTTCAACCAGACTCCCAGCTTCCCGTCAGGGTCTCTCCCAAGGTGGCTCGGGACTTCGAGGACGTACGCAAGAAGCTCCAGAGCGAACGCGTGGCTTCGGCCCCCGTCGAGCCACCGCCCGCCCCTTCGCAGGACCGCCCCGTCCTCGAACCCGAGGGAACTGCGTTGGCCGTCGCGACACCATCACCTGCTGCGCCAACCCCTTCACTCCTCACCAGCGCCGAGCCCGGACTCATGGCACATGAGTCAACGGGCCTCCGCATCCGTCCTCTCCCCGTGGCCTTGCTTGGTGCAGGGGTGCTCGCGGGTGGCATCGGGAGCTACCTCGGCCTGCGCTCCCGGAGCGACATCCAGAGCGCGCGAGACACCTTCAGTGTCGATGAGCAGATGGGACATCTGGACGCGGCGCGCGGCAAGGCGCTCGGCGCCAACATCTTGTTCGGTGTCGCGGCGACAGCGGCGGCGGGAGCGGTCATCACCTACTTCCTGGGCAACGAAGCCACGGCGCAGCGGGAGGCGCGATGA
- a CDS encoding putative metal-binding motif-containing protein gives MNRIFLACLVLLSGMACTVPSLDELHPCDLNGLMGDSVDAFLGDRPTCRALKVSIDYSGFLPGCVLVSARDEASGKASTVEIAGKGGRSGGSLLVSVFAPSSWGDSVQVEARAYEQNCEATPVMTRSIRVSPQTGKVETVTLSLQATDADGDGYVSLLTGGTDCDDNNASIHPGATELCNDVDDNCNGQSDTVELRLGQDCFEAEGCEGIRACGENGAVICNMPLAVYAYPDVDQDGHGNRNAAPVAFCDGIPQGYVTGPADDCNDNNASIRPGAPEICNGVDDNCNDQIDETFPHLGTACTAEAQCAGVYVCDASGIATTCQPTRFPNNWYLDGDGDGFGVGTAVSSCVPPGTDYAATSGDCNDGNPFTYPGAPELCDALDNNCDGTPEGPEVCPGEGASWVSLTVGVTDMEWRSIFTEVPGDVTVSGNQGSIAILTPGASVFQTNATNCGDSNRGWNAVWADMASQGRIYIGSSGGYLAYLDRSQNACTATHSFARWVQALVGFRHAGALEIHGVTENSGSVNQGLTFRWTGDIGTGSLNFGTNTVGPLFDIHGRSRSALFAVGGFDSGSNRARLYRFNPSTGQWQSEMVETTVADLGRLRGVWVVNDKLAFAVGDALGGQNSVLQWDGSTWSRMPFPNTNTETLTSVVAFGAKSVYVTAYNGRIYRYDGTQWQIIFENTSLRFNDIAGTSPADLWVAGNNGQILHWPQ, from the coding sequence ATGAACCGCATTTTTCTGGCGTGCCTTGTTCTCCTGTCTGGCATGGCCTGCACCGTGCCCAGCCTCGACGAACTCCACCCATGTGACCTCAACGGCCTCATGGGCGACTCCGTCGACGCATTCCTGGGTGACAGGCCGACATGCAGAGCCCTCAAAGTGTCGATCGACTACTCGGGGTTCCTTCCTGGCTGCGTGCTCGTCAGTGCCCGGGACGAAGCCAGTGGGAAAGCGTCCACCGTCGAGATTGCCGGCAAGGGAGGCCGCTCAGGAGGGTCCCTCCTCGTCAGTGTATTTGCGCCGAGCAGTTGGGGCGACTCCGTCCAAGTGGAGGCACGTGCATATGAGCAGAACTGCGAAGCGACACCCGTGATGACGCGTTCGATACGCGTGAGCCCCCAAACGGGGAAGGTCGAGACAGTGACGCTGTCGCTCCAAGCAACGGACGCGGACGGCGATGGGTACGTCTCCCTGCTCACGGGCGGAACGGACTGCGACGACAACAACGCGAGCATCCATCCGGGTGCAACCGAGCTTTGCAACGACGTCGATGACAACTGCAACGGACAGTCGGACACGGTGGAACTGCGCCTGGGCCAGGACTGCTTTGAGGCAGAGGGGTGCGAAGGCATTCGGGCGTGCGGCGAAAATGGTGCCGTCATCTGCAACATGCCGTTGGCCGTGTATGCCTACCCCGACGTGGACCAGGACGGCCACGGCAACCGGAACGCCGCTCCCGTCGCATTCTGCGACGGTATCCCGCAGGGCTATGTCACCGGTCCCGCGGACGACTGCAACGACAACAACGCCAGCATCAGGCCTGGCGCACCGGAGATCTGCAACGGCGTCGACGACAACTGCAACGACCAGATTGACGAGACCTTCCCCCACCTCGGCACCGCGTGCACCGCGGAGGCCCAGTGTGCCGGCGTCTACGTCTGCGACGCCTCCGGCATCGCCACCACCTGCCAGCCCACGAGGTTCCCCAACAACTGGTACCTGGATGGCGACGGAGATGGCTTTGGTGTTGGCACGGCCGTGTCGTCCTGCGTCCCGCCTGGCACGGACTACGCCGCCACCAGTGGCGACTGCAACGACGGCAACCCGTTCACCTACCCTGGCGCGCCGGAGCTGTGCGACGCCCTGGACAACAACTGTGACGGGACTCCCGAAGGCCCCGAGGTGTGCCCGGGAGAAGGTGCAAGCTGGGTATCACTGACCGTTGGCGTGACCGACATGGAATGGCGCTCCATCTTCACGGAAGTTCCAGGCGATGTGACTGTCTCTGGGAATCAAGGAAGTATCGCGATTCTCACGCCGGGCGCTTCAGTGTTCCAGACCAACGCAACCAACTGTGGCGACTCCAACAGAGGGTGGAACGCAGTCTGGGCCGACATGGCAAGCCAAGGACGTATCTATATCGGCTCCTCAGGAGGTTATCTTGCCTATCTGGACAGGTCACAAAATGCCTGCACCGCGACGCACTCCTTTGCCCGGTGGGTGCAGGCACTCGTCGGCTTTCGCCATGCAGGGGCCCTCGAGATTCATGGGGTCACTGAGAACTCTGGCTCCGTGAACCAGGGCCTGACCTTCAGGTGGACGGGAGATATCGGCACCGGTTCGTTGAACTTCGGCACGAACACTGTCGGGCCGCTGTTCGACATCCACGGTCGTTCCCGTTCAGCGCTATTCGCGGTTGGTGGCTTCGACAGTGGGAGCAACAGGGCTCGCCTGTACCGCTTCAACCCAAGCACCGGGCAGTGGCAATCGGAGATGGTAGAGACAACCGTCGCAGACCTGGGCCGCCTCCGTGGAGTCTGGGTGGTGAACGACAAGCTCGCCTTTGCAGTGGGCGACGCACTGGGCGGCCAGAACTCTGTCCTCCAGTGGGACGGCAGCACGTGGAGCAGGATGCCCTTCCCCAACACGAACACCGAGACACTGACCTCCGTCGTCGCATTCGGCGCAAAGTCCGTCTACGTCACCGCCTACAACGGTCGCATCTACCGGTACGACGGCACGCAGTGGCAAATCATCTTCGAGAACACGAGCCTCCGATTCAACGACATCGCAGGCACGAGCCCCGCAGACCTCTGGGTCGCGGGAAACAACGGACAGATTCTCCACTGGCCTCAATAG
- a CDS encoding serine/threonine-protein kinase: MQIGKYQLVRKLASGGMAEVFLAKAAGPRGFEKTLVLKRILPHLAEDAAFVEMFLGEARLAAQLEHPNIVQIFDFGEAEGSFFLAMEFIDGPNLRKLVKRAAEEALPPAFCAKVVAAAAEGLAYAHEFRDVETGEPLGLIHRDVSPDNILVSRQGAVKVVDFGIAKVAGQGHRTLTGVVKGKVAYMPPEQLQAKAMDRRVDVYALGVVLYELLTGKRPFDATTDVSVMQAILFEPFIPVVQRRPDVPVALQQVLDKALAKDRDRRYADCRALQDDLERFVLSTGEPVGAYQIAQRIAQWVPEVAAAPAMTPSKGGSKGAVASQAKSDARSASMVSPPVDSTSPTTPMPRSLVAPVEVPADPTSPTTPMPIAIGGVVQALEPRASPQQDTLQSYPVVVKTPALRADASARGTSRPRAQSRASGAKVQVPHARDDDAVAMAAASSPPPGGASSAPTTPEDADDAVHTRSTEYTATVPSGRSGGRIAVIVGAVVALVVGGAVTVMRGDDSEVSPVRVNPPPLTQLPSEPVAPSQGGRNVPQVKPSVDVKASAQDSSDRAQAEPQVSVDVPVAPQEPRVARDATTPEAGPPTVKDAPPENGGAAAKEGSAVVAKREPAKASGEPVPNPSRARERAPTQKVAPVAKGRLEFRIRPYAVVSLDGKVLGQTPFAAVEVSEGRHTVRLVNKELGKDVTRTVEVKAGQPNVFKLNLEAE, encoded by the coding sequence ATGCAAATCGGGAAGTACCAGCTGGTGCGAAAGCTTGCGTCAGGCGGCATGGCGGAGGTCTTCCTGGCGAAGGCCGCGGGGCCACGCGGCTTCGAGAAGACGCTCGTGCTCAAGCGCATCCTTCCGCACCTGGCGGAGGACGCGGCCTTTGTCGAGATGTTCCTGGGCGAGGCGCGGCTGGCGGCGCAGCTCGAGCACCCGAACATCGTGCAGATTTTCGACTTCGGTGAGGCCGAGGGCAGCTTCTTCCTGGCCATGGAGTTCATCGACGGTCCGAACCTGCGCAAGCTGGTGAAGCGGGCCGCGGAGGAAGCGCTGCCCCCCGCCTTCTGCGCGAAGGTGGTGGCGGCCGCGGCGGAGGGGCTAGCGTACGCGCACGAGTTCCGTGACGTGGAGACGGGCGAGCCGCTGGGCTTGATTCACCGCGACGTGAGTCCGGACAACATCCTGGTGTCTCGGCAGGGCGCGGTGAAGGTGGTGGACTTCGGCATCGCGAAGGTGGCGGGGCAGGGGCACCGGACGCTGACGGGCGTGGTGAAGGGCAAGGTGGCGTACATGCCGCCCGAGCAGCTCCAGGCGAAGGCCATGGACCGGCGGGTGGATGTCTACGCGCTCGGGGTGGTGCTGTACGAACTGCTCACGGGGAAGCGGCCGTTCGATGCGACGACGGACGTGAGCGTGATGCAGGCGATTCTGTTCGAGCCGTTCATTCCCGTGGTGCAACGGCGGCCGGATGTGCCCGTGGCGTTGCAGCAGGTGCTCGACAAGGCGCTGGCGAAGGACCGGGACCGGCGGTACGCGGACTGCCGGGCGTTGCAGGACGACCTGGAGCGGTTCGTGTTGTCGACGGGCGAGCCGGTGGGCGCGTATCAGATTGCCCAGCGCATCGCGCAGTGGGTGCCGGAGGTGGCCGCGGCTCCGGCGATGACGCCGTCGAAGGGAGGCAGCAAGGGCGCGGTGGCGTCGCAGGCGAAGTCGGATGCCCGGAGCGCGTCCATGGTGTCGCCGCCGGTGGATTCGACCTCTCCGACGACGCCGATGCCCCGGTCGCTCGTTGCGCCCGTGGAGGTGCCGGCGGATCCGACGTCGCCGACGACGCCCATGCCGATTGCCATCGGTGGCGTGGTGCAGGCGTTGGAGCCGCGCGCCTCCCCGCAGCAGGACACGCTTCAGTCGTACCCGGTGGTCGTGAAGACGCCCGCGCTTCGGGCGGATGCGTCAGCGCGTGGAACGTCTCGGCCAAGAGCGCAGTCCCGGGCCTCGGGGGCGAAGGTACAGGTGCCGCATGCGCGTGACGACGACGCGGTGGCGATGGCGGCTGCTTCGTCGCCGCCGCCAGGAGGGGCTTCATCGGCGCCCACGACTCCCGAGGACGCGGACGACGCCGTGCATACGCGGAGCACGGAGTACACCGCGACGGTGCCGTCAGGGCGGTCAGGAGGGCGGATTGCTGTCATCGTCGGGGCCGTAGTGGCGCTGGTGGTGGGCGGCGCTGTCACCGTGATGCGCGGCGATGATTCAGAGGTCTCGCCAGTTCGGGTGAATCCACCGCCGCTCACGCAGTTGCCGAGCGAGCCTGTTGCTCCGAGCCAAGGCGGCAGGAATGTGCCGCAGGTGAAACCAAGCGTCGACGTGAAGGCGAGCGCTCAGGATTCGAGTGACAGGGCACAGGCGGAACCGCAGGTTTCGGTGGACGTCCCCGTGGCGCCGCAGGAGCCGCGCGTCGCACGGGATGCCACCACGCCCGAAGCAGGGCCTCCCACTGTGAAGGATGCTCCGCCTGAGAACGGCGGAGCGGCTGCGAAGGAGGGGAGCGCTGTCGTGGCGAAGCGTGAGCCCGCGAAGGCGTCTGGGGAGCCCGTGCCGAATCCATCGCGGGCTCGTGAAAGGGCGCCGACCCAGAAGGTGGCGCCTGTCGCAAAGGGGCGCCTGGAGTTCCGCATCCGTCCGTATGCCGTGGTGTCGTTGGACGGGAAGGTCCTGGGGCAGACGCCGTTCGCCGCGGTTGAGGTGTCGGAGGGGCGACACACCGTCCGGCTCGTCAACAAGGAACTCGGCAAGGACGTGACCCGGACCGTTGAGGTGAAGGCAGGCCAGCCCAATGTGTTCAAGCTCAATCTCGAAGCGGAGTGA
- a CDS encoding helix-turn-helix transcriptional regulator, with amino-acid sequence MRADRLVSLTLLLQTRPKMTAGELARELEVSERTIHRDLDALSGAGVPVYATRGAAGGVALMEGWRTQLTGFTRAELHALAAVAAPGALDDLGLTSALRSGLVKMAASLPALQQPALEYARQRLHVDASSWFPEREAVPHLATLRDAVWQDRRVSLTYRDFEGKPSRKVVDPYALVIKADRWYLVASTGEDEPRVYRGSRVDGARISPETFIRPARFDLPAFWKEWCSRFAEKRAQYEVTLRLTPEALEALRKIRPRAEGSRLDAAPLAADGLKTVVVDFEREAIAFSQLCDVGSGFEVLAPEGLRTKLLKLATGILDTHRSATP; translated from the coding sequence ATGCGCGCCGACCGACTCGTCAGTTTGACGCTGCTCCTCCAGACACGCCCGAAGATGACGGCGGGCGAGCTGGCAAGGGAGCTCGAGGTCTCCGAACGGACCATCCACCGGGACCTCGACGCGCTCTCCGGCGCGGGCGTGCCCGTGTACGCCACCCGAGGCGCCGCGGGCGGCGTGGCGTTGATGGAAGGCTGGCGTACCCAACTCACGGGCTTCACCCGGGCGGAGTTGCATGCACTGGCGGCCGTGGCGGCACCGGGAGCCCTGGATGACCTGGGCCTGACCTCGGCGCTGCGTTCGGGCCTGGTGAAGATGGCGGCCTCCCTGCCCGCACTCCAGCAACCCGCGCTGGAGTACGCACGCCAGCGGCTTCACGTGGATGCGTCCTCGTGGTTTCCGGAACGCGAGGCCGTGCCGCATCTGGCGACGCTGCGCGACGCCGTCTGGCAGGACCGGCGCGTGTCGCTGACGTACCGGGACTTCGAAGGCAAACCGAGCCGCAAGGTGGTGGACCCGTACGCGCTCGTCATCAAGGCGGACCGTTGGTACCTCGTCGCGAGCACGGGCGAGGATGAACCGCGTGTGTATCGAGGCTCGCGCGTGGACGGTGCACGGATAAGCCCGGAGACCTTCATCCGGCCGGCGCGCTTCGACCTGCCCGCGTTCTGGAAGGAGTGGTGCTCACGCTTCGCGGAGAAGCGCGCGCAGTACGAGGTCACGCTGCGCTTGACGCCGGAGGCACTCGAGGCGCTGCGGAAGATCCGGCCGCGAGCGGAGGGTTCACGGCTGGATGCCGCGCCGCTCGCAGCGGATGGACTCAAGACAGTGGTCGTGGACTTCGAGCGCGAAGCGATTGCCTTCAGCCAACTCTGCGACGTCGGCTCGGGCTTCGAAGTGCTCGCCCCGGAAGGACTGCGAACGAAGCTCCTGAAACTGGCGACGGGTATCCTCGACACGCATCGAAGTGCCACTCCTTGA
- a CDS encoding secondary thiamine-phosphate synthase enzyme YjbQ, producing MKSLTEYLWFETPQRRELVRLTDTVTALVRKSGIQEGMVLVSAMHITAGVFVNDDEPGLHEDIWEWLQHLAPAGPDYRHHRTGEDNGDAHLKSLLVHHQVIIPVTGGKLDLGPWQQVFYAEFDGQRRKRVIVKVMGE from the coding sequence ATGAAGAGCCTGACGGAGTACCTGTGGTTCGAAACCCCGCAGCGGCGGGAGCTGGTCCGGCTCACCGACACCGTGACGGCCCTGGTGCGCAAGAGTGGCATCCAGGAGGGAATGGTCCTCGTCTCCGCCATGCACATCACCGCGGGCGTCTTCGTCAATGACGACGAGCCCGGTCTCCATGAAGACATCTGGGAGTGGCTCCAGCACCTGGCGCCCGCCGGTCCCGACTACCGCCACCACCGCACGGGCGAGGACAACGGCGACGCCCATCTCAAGTCACTGCTGGTCCACCACCAGGTCATCATCCCCGTCACGGGCGGGAAGCTGGACCTGGGGCCCTGGCAGCAGGTGTTCTACGCCGAGTTCGACGGCCAGCGCCGAAAGCGCGTCATCGTCAAGGTCATGGGCGAATAG
- a CDS encoding RluA family pseudouridine synthase codes for MNPSKLHTLTVDADKAGQRVDLFIGEALGLSRARLKRLFEAGAVKVNGRPAKKGLTLTAGQHIAVEVEEESREAVPDADFPLTVLHEDDSLVFVDKPAGRPSHPLQSGETGTVANALVARYPECAQASLDAREGGLCHRLDVETSGVVVAARTRDAWNAVREAFGSRAVDKRYLALVTGPLTDEGDIDLPLRHHPRHPDRVEPAPYGAEDAREAVSKFTVLSRAGEFSVVEVKILTGVLHQVRAHLAGIGAPIVGDSLYGGREAPELGRFFLHARSLGLTHPQTRRNMTVHSPLPPELRAELERRGLPLPRGEQRD; via the coding sequence GTGAATCCCTCCAAGCTGCACACCCTCACCGTGGACGCCGACAAGGCGGGCCAGCGGGTGGACCTCTTCATTGGTGAAGCGCTGGGCCTGTCTCGCGCGCGCCTCAAGCGCCTCTTCGAGGCGGGCGCGGTGAAGGTGAATGGCCGCCCCGCGAAGAAGGGCCTCACGCTCACCGCCGGGCAGCACATCGCCGTCGAGGTGGAAGAAGAGTCCCGCGAGGCCGTGCCCGACGCGGACTTCCCACTCACCGTGCTGCACGAGGACGACTCGCTCGTATTCGTGGACAAGCCCGCGGGACGGCCGTCCCACCCCCTGCAGTCCGGAGAGACGGGCACGGTGGCCAACGCGTTGGTGGCCCGCTATCCCGAATGCGCTCAGGCCTCGCTGGACGCGCGCGAGGGCGGCCTGTGCCACCGGCTGGACGTGGAGACCTCCGGCGTCGTCGTGGCCGCGCGGACGCGGGACGCGTGGAACGCCGTGCGCGAGGCCTTTGGCAGCCGCGCCGTGGACAAGCGCTACCTGGCGCTGGTGACAGGGCCACTGACGGACGAGGGCGACATCGACCTGCCCCTGCGTCACCACCCCCGGCATCCGGACCGCGTGGAGCCCGCGCCCTACGGGGCCGAGGACGCCCGGGAGGCGGTGTCGAAGTTCACCGTGCTGTCGCGCGCGGGTGAGTTCAGCGTGGTGGAGGTGAAGATTCTCACCGGCGTGCTGCACCAGGTGCGCGCGCACCTCGCGGGCATTGGCGCCCCCATCGTCGGCGACAGCCTCTACGGCGGACGCGAGGCCCCGGAGCTGGGCCGCTTCTTCCTGCACGCTCGCTCCCTGGGCCTGACGCACCCGCAGACGCGGCGAAACATGACGGTCCACAGCCCCCTGCCCCCGGAGCTGCGCGCGGAGCTGGAGCGGCGCGGCCTGCCCCTGCCCCGCGGTGAGCAGCGGGACTGA
- a CDS encoding SDR family oxidoreductase, which produces MKPLEGRVALVAGATRGAGRGIATMLGEAGATVYCTGRSVRGRPATGSRPETIEETAEIVDAKGGRGIAVRVDHSVESEVEALCARIQREQGRLDILVNDIWGGDGLTEFGPAFWKQSAAKGQQMFERAVFTHLLTSRHAVPLMLGGERGLIVEITDGDSFGYRGNLWYDLVKMSVIRLAFGMSRELRRTCVTALALTPGFLRSEEMLENFGVTEANWREGAAKDPHFIASESPAYVGRAVAALAADPNVGAKAGRVFSSWALAREYGFTDADGSQPHWGDYFARAFGRPYQVADEDAYTSWRDGPMEIASPDWPLG; this is translated from the coding sequence ATGAAGCCACTCGAAGGACGCGTTGCCCTGGTCGCTGGAGCCACCCGGGGCGCGGGGCGCGGTATCGCCACCATGTTGGGGGAGGCGGGCGCCACCGTGTACTGCACCGGGCGCAGCGTGCGCGGACGGCCCGCGACGGGCTCGCGTCCGGAGACCATCGAGGAGACCGCCGAAATCGTCGACGCCAAGGGCGGCCGGGGCATCGCCGTCCGCGTGGACCATTCCGTCGAATCGGAGGTCGAAGCCCTTTGCGCGCGCATCCAGCGGGAGCAGGGGCGGCTCGACATCCTGGTGAACGACATCTGGGGCGGCGACGGACTCACCGAGTTCGGCCCGGCGTTCTGGAAACAGTCCGCCGCGAAGGGGCAGCAGATGTTCGAGCGCGCCGTCTTCACGCACCTGCTCACCAGTCGCCACGCCGTGCCGCTCATGCTGGGCGGTGAGCGAGGGCTCATCGTCGAAATCACGGATGGGGACTCGTTCGGCTACCGCGGCAACCTCTGGTACGACCTGGTGAAGATGTCCGTCATCCGACTCGCCTTCGGGATGTCCCGGGAGTTGCGCCGCACGTGTGTTACCGCACTGGCGCTGACGCCCGGCTTCCTCCGCTCCGAGGAGATGCTGGAGAACTTCGGCGTCACGGAAGCGAACTGGCGCGAGGGCGCGGCGAAGGATCCGCACTTCATCGCCTCGGAGAGCCCTGCCTACGTGGGCCGGGCGGTGGCGGCGCTCGCGGCGGATCCGAACGTGGGCGCCAAGGCCGGCCGTGTCTTCAGCTCCTGGGCCCTGGCCCGCGAGTACGGCTTCACGGACGCCGACGGCTCCCAGCCGCATTGGGGCGACTACTTCGCGCGCGCTTTCGGCAGGCCGTACCAGGTCGCGGACGAGGACGCCTACACGTCCTGGCGCGACGGCCCCATGGAGATTGCCAGCCCGGATTGGCCCCTGGGCTGA
- a CDS encoding serine/threonine-protein kinase, translating into MPPKVIGPYRVLETLGSGGAGTVYRALDRRTTDEVALKLLSAGPARDARAARRLAREFDTLVDLSHPNVVKVFESGVHQGVPYLAMELIEGLTLRHYLDLSSGDRQTPPGSHTPRSPLSVLRTADDDFGPLSRSFSDSMDDSEDSPYDGTFGLEAFAEEAPSEDLESFASSASPHVGIGSDDSLEGFDLPPPMPRPPEPEEEPGRVVREEDLNRPERMGRLKDAMLQICEALAYIHGHGLVHRDLKPSNIMVDDDRQVRLMDFGLAKFLADDAAITEAGKLVGTYRYMAPEQILGEPLDGRSDLYSLGVILYELLSGRPPFDAKTPHELWRQVLETEPPPVLALNLHGDPQLARVAHRLIRKEPDDRFQTAEEVYEALSE; encoded by the coding sequence ATGCCCCCGAAGGTCATCGGTCCCTACCGCGTTCTGGAGACGCTTGGCAGTGGCGGGGCAGGAACCGTTTATCGGGCCCTGGACCGCCGCACCACCGACGAGGTCGCGCTGAAGCTGCTTTCAGCCGGCCCCGCGCGGGATGCTCGTGCCGCGCGCAGACTCGCCCGCGAGTTCGACACACTCGTGGACCTGTCACACCCCAACGTCGTGAAGGTGTTCGAGTCCGGCGTGCACCAGGGCGTGCCGTACCTGGCCATGGAGCTCATCGAGGGCCTCACCCTCCGCCACTACCTCGACCTGAGCAGCGGCGACCGGCAAACCCCTCCGGGCAGCCACACGCCGCGCAGCCCCTTGTCCGTCCTCCGGACCGCGGACGACGACTTCGGCCCCTTGAGCCGGAGCTTCTCCGATTCGATGGATGACTCGGAGGACAGCCCGTATGACGGCACCTTCGGCCTGGAGGCCTTCGCGGAGGAGGCACCCAGCGAGGACCTGGAGAGCTTCGCCTCCAGTGCCAGCCCGCACGTGGGTATCGGCTCGGATGATTCGCTGGAGGGCTTCGACCTGCCGCCCCCCATGCCGCGCCCCCCGGAGCCCGAGGAGGAGCCGGGACGCGTGGTCCGCGAAGAGGACCTCAACCGGCCCGAACGCATGGGACGTCTCAAGGACGCAATGCTCCAGATTTGCGAGGCCCTGGCCTACATCCACGGCCACGGCCTGGTTCACCGCGACCTCAAGCCGTCCAACATCATGGTGGACGACGACCGGCAGGTGCGGCTGATGGACTTCGGGCTCGCCAAGTTCCTGGCGGACGACGCGGCCATCACCGAGGCCGGCAAGCTGGTGGGCACCTACCGGTACATGGCGCCGGAGCAGATTCTGGGCGAGCCCCTGGATGGACGCTCCGACCTGTACAGCCTGGGGGTCATCCTCTATGAGCTGCTCAGCGGGCGGCCTCCCTTCGACGCGAAGACGCCGCACGAGCTCTGGCGCCAGGTGCTGGAGACGGAGCCGCCCCCCGTGCTGGCGCTGAACCTTCACGGGGACCCGCAGCTCGCGCGCGTCGCCCACCGCCTCATCCGCAAGGAGCCGGACGACCGGTTCCAGACGGCCGAGGAAGTCTACGAGGCCCTGTCCGAGTGA